In one Novosphingopyxis iocasae genomic region, the following are encoded:
- the pstB gene encoding phosphate ABC transporter ATP-binding protein PstB, translating to MTDDNRRTEAFAEATDTSGPATGASPSSNATGLADPKIRARGVNVFYGAKQAISDVSIDVGMDNVVAFIGPSGCGKSTFLRTLNRMNDTIPIARVEGDIRLDGEDIYAPKMDVVQLRARVGMVFQKPNPFPKSIYDNVAYGPRIHGLAAGKSELDEIVERSLQRAGLWNEVKDRLSDSGTALSGGQQQRLCIARAIAVDPEVILMDEPCSALDPIATAKIEELIHGLRGQYAIVIVTHNMQQAARVSQRTAFFHLGSLVEFGETSEIFTNPREERTKDYITGRYG from the coding sequence ATGACCGACGACAACCGCCGCACTGAAGCCTTCGCCGAAGCCACGGACACGTCCGGTCCGGCCACGGGCGCGTCCCCATCGTCCAACGCCACCGGCCTGGCCGATCCAAAGATTCGAGCGCGCGGCGTGAACGTCTTTTACGGCGCGAAGCAGGCGATCAGCGATGTGTCGATCGACGTCGGCATGGACAATGTCGTCGCTTTCATCGGCCCGTCGGGCTGCGGCAAATCCACCTTCCTGCGCACGCTCAACCGGATGAACGACACCATCCCGATCGCGCGGGTGGAAGGCGACATCCGGCTGGACGGCGAAGACATCTACGCGCCCAAGATGGACGTGGTGCAGCTGCGCGCGCGCGTCGGCATGGTGTTCCAGAAGCCCAACCCCTTCCCCAAATCGATCTACGACAATGTGGCTTACGGCCCGCGTATTCATGGCCTTGCCGCGGGCAAGAGCGAGCTGGACGAGATCGTCGAGCGCTCGCTGCAGCGCGCAGGCCTGTGGAACGAGGTGAAGGACCGGCTCAGCGACAGCGGCACCGCGCTTTCCGGCGGGCAGCAGCAGCGCCTGTGCATCGCCCGCGCCATCGCCGTCGATCCGGAGGTGATCCTGATGGATGAGCCCTGTTCCGCGCTCGATCCCATCGCCACCGCCAAGATCGAGGAGTTGATCCACGGGCTGCGCGGCCAATATGCTATCGTGATCGTGACCCATAATATGCAGCAGGCCGCGCGCGTTTCGCAGCGCACCGCCTTCTTCCATCTGGGGTCGCTGGTGGAGTTCGGCGAAACGTCCGAAATCTTCACCAACCCGCGCGAGGAGCGCACCAAGGATTACATTACGGGCCGTTATGGATAA
- the phoU gene encoding phosphate signaling complex protein PhoU encodes MNLQAGHTVKAFDQEMSDIRGMISDMGARSEAAVEAAMKALRANDTESARAVVAGDKAIDELETAVERRVVQTIALRAPMADDLRDLVAALKMSGVIERIGDYAKNIAKRVGALEGHGFLDANEQLFRMADIGTEMVRMAMEAFAKRDVDMARAVCIRDDEVDQIHKDLFVDFIAHVAKHPTDATEIAHLLSISKNLERIGDHATTCAEMVYFSQTGRNLGDEIGG; translated from the coding sequence ATGAACTTGCAAGCCGGCCACACCGTCAAGGCGTTCGACCAGGAAATGTCGGACATCCGCGGTATGATTTCCGATATGGGCGCGCGGTCCGAAGCCGCGGTCGAGGCGGCGATGAAGGCTTTGCGCGCGAACGACACCGAAAGCGCGCGCGCCGTTGTTGCAGGCGACAAGGCGATCGACGAGCTTGAGACCGCGGTGGAGCGCCGCGTGGTCCAGACCATTGCGCTGCGCGCCCCGATGGCGGACGATCTGCGCGATCTGGTCGCCGCCCTGAAGATGAGCGGTGTGATCGAGCGGATCGGCGATTATGCCAAGAACATCGCCAAGCGCGTCGGCGCGCTGGAAGGCCACGGCTTTCTGGACGCGAACGAACAGCTGTTCCGCATGGCCGATATCGGCACCGAGATGGTGCGTATGGCGATGGAGGCCTTTGCCAAGCGCGATGTCGACATGGCCCGCGCTGTCTGCATCCGCGATGATGAGGTGGACCAGATCCACAAGGACCTGTTCGTGGATTTCATCGCGCATGTCGCCAAGCACCCGACCGACGCGACCGAGATCGCGCATCTTCTGTCCATCTCCAAGAATCTCGAACGGATCGGCGATCACGCCACAACCTGCGCGGAGATGGTGTATTTCTCGCAGACCGGGCGCAATCTCGGCGACGAAATCGGCGGATAA
- the phoB gene encoding phosphate regulon transcriptional regulator PhoB, with the protein MNKPRMLLVEDDESLAELVRWHFEREEFEVRHTPDGEEALLLAREQTPDIVLLDWMIENLSGIEVCRQLRKIETTANVPIIMLTARGEEDDRIRGFEIGADDYVTKPFSPRELVARVNAVLRRVRPALAGETLKFADVEMDTVAHKVRRGGETVPLGPTEYRLFKHFLEHPGWVFSRERLLDSVWGHDSDIEPRTVDVHIRRLRKALNAGGRPDLIRTVRSAGYSLDQDAA; encoded by the coding sequence ATGAACAAGCCGCGCATGTTGCTGGTCGAGGACGATGAATCGCTCGCCGAACTGGTGCGCTGGCATTTCGAGCGCGAGGAGTTCGAGGTGCGCCACACGCCCGATGGCGAGGAGGCACTGCTGCTGGCGCGCGAACAGACGCCTGATATCGTGCTCTTGGACTGGATGATCGAAAACCTCTCGGGGATCGAAGTCTGCCGCCAGCTCCGCAAGATCGAAACCACGGCCAATGTGCCGATCATCATGCTGACGGCGCGCGGCGAAGAAGATGATCGCATTCGCGGCTTCGAAATCGGCGCCGACGATTATGTGACCAAGCCCTTCTCCCCGCGCGAACTGGTGGCGCGGGTGAACGCCGTGCTGCGCCGCGTGCGTCCGGCGCTGGCGGGCGAGACGCTGAAGTTTGCCGATGTCGAGATGGACACGGTGGCCCACAAGGTCCGCCGCGGCGGCGAGACCGTGCCGCTCGGCCCGACCGAATACCGCCTGTTCAAGCACTTTCTGGAGCATCCTGGCTGGGTGTTCAGCCGGGAGCGGCTGCTCGACAGCGTGTGGGGACATGACAGCGATATCGAACCGCGCACCGTGGACGTCCATATCCGGCGGCTGCGCAAGGCACTGAACGCAGGGGGCCGGCCGGACCTGATCCGCACCGTCCGCTCGGCGGGTTATTCGCTGGATCAGGACGCCGCCTGA
- a CDS encoding response regulator, with product MKTALIVDDSRIMLEILEAELSSDELTVVPAVSGPAALEWLESNRADIVTSDINMPEMDGFTFLEQMKRRCEPTSPPFLVISTEERRGLAEEAVADDAIAWITKPFPYGSLSELIHRHLGCDATSGAEGGAADGAVHA from the coding sequence GTGAAAACGGCACTTATCGTCGATGACAGCAGGATCATGCTGGAAATCCTGGAGGCAGAACTGTCTTCGGACGAGCTGACCGTGGTGCCCGCCGTCAGCGGTCCAGCCGCCCTCGAATGGCTGGAATCCAACCGCGCCGACATCGTCACCAGCGATATCAACATGCCCGAGATGGACGGCTTCACCTTCCTTGAACAGATGAAGCGCCGGTGCGAACCGACTTCCCCGCCTTTTCTAGTGATCTCCACCGAAGAGCGGCGCGGGCTCGCCGAAGAGGCGGTCGCCGACGATGCGATTGCTTGGATTACCAAGCCCTTTCCCTACGGCAGCCTGTCTGAGCTGATCCACCGCCATCTGGGTTGCGACGCCACCAGCGGAGCGGAGGGTGGCGCCGCCGATGGGGCCGTCCATGCGTAA
- a CDS encoding glutaminyl-peptide cyclotransferase gives MKRPLLLLLIAAFAFHGCALAEPDARGTASTQAAETTEAAAPVQAPPVVAPTIVARFPHDPGAFTQGLLWHDGTLYESTGQLEQSTIRKVRLEDGKVLQSVAIPPQEFGEGLTLWKDELVSLTWQAGVAHRWALKDFRPKGNFRYDGEGWGLTTGDDALIMSDGSPILRFMDPSSFTERGTLLVHMPDGRAIPQLNELEYVNGSILANVWQTPFILKIDAKTGLITQVIDCRALVAEVAETDRDAVLNGIAWDAKGKRLFVTGKLWPTLFEISVPGL, from the coding sequence ATGAAGCGTCCGCTCCTTTTGCTGCTGATTGCAGCCTTCGCCTTTCACGGCTGCGCCCTTGCCGAACCCGATGCCCGTGGCACTGCGTCCACCCAAGCCGCGGAGACCACCGAGGCTGCCGCGCCGGTGCAGGCCCCGCCCGTCGTCGCCCCGACGATTGTGGCGCGCTTCCCGCATGATCCGGGCGCTTTCACGCAGGGGCTGCTGTGGCACGACGGCACCTTGTACGAGAGCACCGGGCAGCTGGAGCAATCCACCATTCGCAAGGTGCGGCTGGAGGACGGCAAGGTGCTGCAGAGCGTCGCCATTCCGCCACAGGAGTTCGGCGAGGGGCTGACGCTGTGGAAGGATGAGCTTGTCAGCCTCACCTGGCAGGCGGGCGTCGCGCACCGCTGGGCGCTGAAGGACTTCCGGCCCAAGGGCAATTTTCGTTATGATGGCGAGGGGTGGGGCCTGACCACGGGTGACGATGCACTGATCATGAGCGATGGATCGCCGATCCTGCGCTTCATGGATCCGTCCAGCTTTACCGAGCGCGGCACGTTGTTGGTTCACATGCCGGACGGCCGCGCCATCCCGCAGCTCAATGAGCTGGAATATGTGAACGGATCCATTCTGGCGAATGTCTGGCAGACGCCGTTCATCCTCAAGATCGATGCGAAAACAGGGCTGATCACGCAGGTGATCGATTGCCGAGCGTTGGTGGCCGAAGTGGCGGAGACGGACCGCGACGCGGTGCTGAACGGTATCGCCTGGGATGCTAAGGGCAAGCGGCTGTTCGTCACGGGCAAGCTATGGCCCACACTGTTCGAGATCAGCGTGCCCGGACTGTAA
- a CDS encoding porin encodes MRKFLGAGVVGFGLLMAVPAAAQTPQGETEALRAEVAELKARLAALEARLNAAEPDGADGAVPVAAPPETRAVAAAPVVAAAPSPATPAVPAGTKISWKGAPQISGADGWSFKPRGRIMYDAAYVGSPDGISDPGLGFSNELRRARLGVEGTMPGGFGYKMEVDFANGEIVVTDAFMEYEAGKAVFTVGQHNGFQGLEELTSSNDTSFIERAAFTDAFDFVRRVGASVQYLDGPLIAQAGVFTANVEDLFDDANDAIGGDGRLVYAPKIGRTQLHFGGSLHYHDPGSLPQRVIYRQRPLVHTTDVRFIGTPLLLADNTFGYGLELAAVRGRFWAEAEGFWQHVNADTGFDPTFFGSSVELGMFLTNDTRPYKNGIFKGVKVSDPVSEGGIGAIQAAVRYDGLRLNDGPILGGTQDGYEASLIWTPIDYVRFMMTYGHLVYRDAIIPTASGNRDYAVDEIGARAQIVF; translated from the coding sequence ATGCGCAAATTTCTGGGGGCGGGTGTTGTCGGCTTCGGTCTGCTGATGGCAGTTCCGGCTGCGGCGCAGACGCCGCAAGGCGAAACCGAAGCGCTGCGGGCTGAGGTTGCCGAACTCAAGGCGCGGTTGGCAGCGCTGGAGGCGCGCTTGAATGCGGCCGAGCCGGACGGTGCGGATGGCGCTGTGCCTGTCGCCGCTCCGCCCGAAACGCGTGCCGTTGCCGCGGCCCCGGTGGTCGCCGCCGCGCCTTCGCCTGCCACTCCCGCCGTGCCTGCCGGGACCAAGATAAGCTGGAAAGGCGCGCCGCAGATCAGCGGTGCCGATGGCTGGAGCTTCAAACCGCGCGGGCGCATCATGTACGATGCCGCCTATGTCGGCTCGCCGGACGGCATCAGCGATCCGGGGCTGGGCTTCTCCAACGAACTGCGCCGCGCGCGCCTTGGCGTCGAGGGCACGATGCCCGGCGGTTTCGGCTACAAGATGGAGGTGGACTTCGCGAACGGTGAGATCGTCGTCACCGACGCTTTCATGGAATATGAAGCGGGCAAGGCGGTCTTTACCGTGGGTCAGCATAACGGCTTCCAGGGCCTGGAGGAGCTGACCAGTTCCAACGATACCAGCTTCATCGAGCGCGCAGCCTTTACCGATGCCTTCGACTTCGTTCGCCGCGTCGGGGCGTCCGTGCAATATCTCGACGGCCCGCTGATCGCGCAGGCCGGTGTCTTCACCGCCAATGTCGAAGATCTGTTCGACGATGCGAATGATGCGATCGGCGGCGACGGGCGGCTGGTCTATGCGCCGAAGATCGGCCGCACCCAGCTGCATTTCGGCGGATCGCTGCATTATCACGATCCCGGCTCCCTGCCGCAGCGCGTGATCTATCGCCAGCGACCGCTGGTCCATACCACCGATGTGCGCTTCATCGGCACGCCGCTGCTGCTGGCCGACAACACCTTCGGCTACGGTCTGGAGCTGGCGGCGGTCCGCGGTCGCTTCTGGGCCGAGGCGGAAGGCTTCTGGCAGCATGTGAACGCCGATACCGGTTTCGATCCCACCTTCTTCGGCAGCTCGGTCGAGTTGGGCATGTTCCTCACGAATGACACCCGGCCGTACAAGAACGGCATCTTCAAGGGCGTGAAGGTGAGCGATCCGGTGAGCGAGGGCGGCATCGGCGCGATCCAGGCTGCGGTGCGCTATGACGGGCTGCGGCTCAATGACGGGCCGATCCTGGGCGGCACACAGGACGGGTATGAAGCCTCGCTGATCTGGACGCCGATCGATTATGTGCGCTTCATGATGACTTACGGCCATCTGGTGTACCGCGATGCCATCATCCCGACGGCGAGCGGCAACAGGGACTATGCGGTGGACGAAATCGGGGCACGCGCGCAGATCGTGTTCTGA
- a CDS encoding M13 family metallopeptidase, translating to MNRRLIAALLLSATTFAGLPACSMQPDKQGPKAEATTPAGTEIGIDLAGTNTKVNPGDNFYEYANGTWQKTAKIPADRSSTGVFLEVFNEAEKRNKALIEEIVQSKPMAGSDASRIAKFYHAYMDVNAINSAGMRPIQPDLQRYAAIEDKQQLSETLGGNLRADVDPLNATDFQTENLFGLFVTQGLSTPGEVLPYLLQGGLGLPEREYYLSTDPDKVAIRDAYKAYIQKLLSDAGISDAAARADRIFALETKIARAHETRAQSEDFAGSATIWSRGDFEKQAPGIDWNAFFSAAQLSNQLKFAAYHAPAISRLSKLVASEPLQSWKDWLVFHQINAHADVLPSTIDQDHFAFYGTQLNGTPEQQPRDKRALAAVNSYLGDAVGKLYVEKYFPASAKRQVNGMVSNIIAAFRSRVQKIDWMAPETKAEALAKIESLKVGVGYPDSWRDYAGFELSNTNAYADEIGGEMAEYRHRLSKIGQPFDKNEWWMTPQTVNAVNLPVQNALNFPAAILEPPFFDPKADAASNYGSIGAVIGHEISHSFDNNGAAFDAEGKLRDWWTEADLKRFQQQGAALANQYDAYSPFPGVNVNGKLTLGENIADVAGLQAAYDAYRASLNGKEAPVIDGFTGDQRFFIAYAQSWRTKMREEALRQRIATDGHAPGQYRALTVRNLDAWYKAFDVKPGDKLYLAPDQRVRIW from the coding sequence ATGAACCGCCGCCTGATCGCCGCGCTGCTTCTGTCCGCCACCACTTTTGCAGGCTTGCCCGCCTGCTCGATGCAGCCCGACAAGCAAGGGCCGAAGGCGGAAGCGACGACACCGGCGGGCACCGAAATCGGTATCGATCTGGCCGGCACGAACACCAAAGTGAACCCGGGCGACAATTTCTACGAATATGCCAACGGCACCTGGCAGAAGACCGCGAAAATCCCGGCCGACCGCTCCAGCACCGGCGTGTTTCTGGAAGTGTTCAATGAGGCGGAGAAGCGCAACAAGGCGCTGATCGAGGAAATCGTGCAGTCCAAGCCGATGGCCGGCTCCGACGCCAGCCGGATCGCGAAATTCTACCACGCTTATATGGACGTGAACGCGATCAACAGCGCGGGGATGCGCCCGATCCAGCCCGATCTGCAGCGTTATGCCGCGATCGAGGATAAGCAGCAATTATCCGAAACGCTGGGCGGAAACTTGCGCGCCGATGTCGATCCGCTCAACGCCACCGATTTCCAGACCGAAAATCTGTTCGGCCTGTTCGTGACGCAGGGGCTATCGACGCCGGGCGAAGTGCTGCCCTATCTGCTGCAGGGCGGGCTGGGCCTGCCGGAACGCGAATATTATCTGTCGACCGATCCCGACAAGGTGGCGATCCGGGATGCGTACAAGGCCTATATCCAGAAACTGCTGAGCGATGCCGGAATTTCCGATGCCGCGGCGCGGGCGGACCGCATCTTCGCGCTGGAGACCAAGATCGCACGGGCGCATGAAACGCGCGCGCAGAGCGAGGATTTCGCTGGTAGCGCGACGATCTGGAGCCGCGGCGATTTTGAAAAGCAGGCACCGGGAATCGACTGGAACGCGTTCTTCAGCGCGGCGCAGCTTTCCAACCAGTTGAAATTCGCCGCCTATCACGCGCCCGCCATTTCTCGGCTGTCGAAACTTGTCGCCAGCGAGCCGCTGCAGAGCTGGAAGGACTGGCTGGTTTTCCACCAGATCAATGCGCATGCGGACGTGCTGCCCAGCACGATCGATCAGGATCACTTCGCCTTCTACGGCACGCAGCTGAACGGCACGCCCGAACAGCAGCCGCGCGACAAGCGCGCGCTGGCCGCAGTGAACAGCTATCTCGGCGATGCGGTGGGCAAGCTCTATGTCGAGAAATATTTCCCCGCCTCGGCAAAGCGGCAGGTGAATGGGATGGTAAGCAATATCATCGCCGCCTTCCGCAGCCGGGTGCAGAAAATCGACTGGATGGCGCCCGAAACAAAGGCGGAAGCGCTCGCGAAGATCGAATCGCTAAAGGTGGGCGTGGGCTATCCCGACAGCTGGCGCGATTATGCGGGGTTCGAGCTTTCGAACACCAACGCCTATGCCGACGAGATCGGCGGAGAAATGGCGGAATACCGCCACCGACTGTCCAAGATCGGCCAGCCGTTCGACAAGAACGAATGGTGGATGACGCCGCAGACGGTCAACGCGGTGAACCTGCCGGTGCAGAATGCGCTGAACTTTCCGGCGGCGATCCTGGAGCCGCCTTTTTTCGATCCGAAGGCGGATGCGGCGTCCAATTACGGCTCGATCGGCGCGGTGATCGGGCATGAGATCAGCCACAGTTTCGATAATAATGGCGCCGCTTTCGATGCGGAGGGCAAGCTGCGCGACTGGTGGACCGAGGCAGATCTGAAACGCTTCCAGCAGCAGGGCGCGGCGCTCGCCAACCAATATGATGCCTATTCGCCGTTTCCGGGGGTGAATGTGAACGGCAAGCTGACGTTGGGTGAGAATATCGCCGACGTTGCCGGGCTGCAGGCGGCCTATGATGCCTATCGTGCTTCGCTCAACGGTAAGGAAGCGCCCGTGATCGACGGCTTCACGGGTGATCAGCGCTTCTTCATCGCTTATGCGCAAAGCTGGCGCACCAAGATGCGCGAGGAGGCGCTGCGCCAGCGCATCGCGACCGATGGGCACGCGCCCGGGCAATATCGCGCGCTCACCGTGCGAAACCTTGATGCCTGGTACAAGGCGTTCGACGTGAAGCCCGGCGACAAGCTGTATCTTGCGCCCGATCAACGCGTACGGATCTGGTAG
- a CDS encoding carboxyl transferase domain-containing protein, translating into MSAPVLTSMVDRDGEAFKANAAHNRALVEQLRADVAKAAKGGSEGSRQRHVDRGKLLPRDRVERLLDPGSPFLEIGQLAANGLYGKDDIPGAGVIAGIGHVSGRQCMIVCNDATVKGGTYYPMTVKKHLRAQEIAEANRLPCIYLVDSGGANLPHQAEVFPDRDHFGRIFYNQAQMSSQGIAQIACVMGSCTAGGAYVPAMADESVIVRNQGTIFLGGPPLVKAATGEEISAEDLGGGDLHGRKSGVVDHVAENDEHALTIVRDIVSTLPPQPDLMGSGSLNLRDPRPPKFDAEELYGIVPQDVRQPYDVHEIIARLVDGSEFQEFKALYGETLVCGFAHIHGMPVAILANNGILFSESAVKGAHFIELACQRRIPLLFLQNISGFMVGGKYEAEGIAKHGAKLVTAVATASVPKVTILIGGSFGAGNYGMSGRAYSPRFLFSWPNSRISVMGGEQAASVLATVHRDADSWSEEEAEAFKAPIREKYEEEGHPYYATARGWDDGIIDPAQTRDVLGLAFAACLNAPVPEKPQFGVFRM; encoded by the coding sequence ATGAGCGCGCCGGTGCTGACCAGCATGGTCGACCGCGATGGAGAGGCGTTCAAGGCCAATGCCGCGCATAACCGCGCGCTCGTGGAGCAGCTGCGCGCCGATGTCGCCAAGGCGGCGAAGGGCGGATCGGAAGGAAGCCGTCAGCGCCATGTGGACCGCGGCAAGCTGCTTCCGCGCGACCGCGTGGAGCGGCTGCTCGATCCCGGCTCGCCCTTCCTGGAAATCGGCCAGCTTGCCGCCAACGGGCTTTACGGCAAGGATGATATTCCAGGCGCCGGGGTGATCGCGGGCATCGGCCATGTCTCGGGCCGCCAGTGTATGATCGTGTGCAACGACGCCACGGTAAAGGGCGGCACCTATTATCCGATGACGGTGAAGAAGCATCTGCGCGCGCAGGAGATTGCGGAGGCCAACCGTCTGCCGTGCATCTACCTTGTCGACAGCGGCGGCGCGAACCTGCCGCATCAGGCGGAGGTGTTTCCGGACCGTGACCATTTCGGCCGCATCTTCTACAACCAAGCGCAGATGAGCAGCCAGGGCATCGCCCAGATCGCCTGCGTGATGGGCAGCTGCACCGCCGGCGGCGCCTATGTGCCCGCCATGGCGGACGAGAGCGTGATCGTTCGGAATCAGGGCACCATCTTCCTCGGCGGCCCGCCGCTGGTAAAGGCCGCCACGGGCGAGGAAATCAGCGCCGAAGATCTGGGCGGCGGAGACCTGCACGGGCGCAAATCCGGCGTGGTCGATCATGTCGCGGAAAACGACGAACATGCGCTCACCATCGTGCGCGATATCGTCAGCACCCTGCCCCCACAGCCCGATCTGATGGGATCGGGATCGCTCAACCTGCGCGATCCGCGTCCGCCCAAGTTCGACGCCGAAGAGCTGTACGGCATCGTGCCGCAGGACGTGCGCCAGCCCTATGACGTCCATGAAATCATCGCGCGTCTGGTCGACGGCAGCGAGTTTCAGGAGTTCAAGGCGCTCTACGGCGAAACGCTCGTCTGCGGCTTCGCGCATATCCACGGAATGCCGGTCGCGATCCTCGCCAATAACGGCATCCTGTTCTCCGAAAGCGCGGTAAAGGGCGCGCATTTCATCGAACTGGCCTGCCAGCGGCGCATTCCGCTCCTGTTCCTGCAGAACATCTCCGGCTTCATGGTCGGCGGGAAATATGAGGCGGAGGGCATCGCCAAACATGGTGCAAAACTCGTCACCGCCGTCGCCACCGCCAGCGTTCCGAAGGTCACCATCCTGATCGGCGGCAGCTTCGGCGCGGGCAATTACGGCATGAGCGGCCGGGCTTACTCCCCCCGCTTCCTGTTCAGCTGGCCGAACTCTCGCATCTCGGTGATGGGCGGCGAACAGGCCGCCTCCGTGCTCGCCACAGTGCACCGCGACGCGGACTCCTGGAGCGAGGAAGAGGCCGAAGCCTTCAAGGCGCCCATCCGCGAGAAATACGAAGAAGAGGGCCACCCTTATTACGCCACCGCCCGCGGCTGGGACGACGGCATCATCGACCCCGCCCAGACGCGCGACGTACTCGGTCTGGCGTTCGCAGCGTGCCTGAACGCGCCGGTGCCTGAGAAGCCGCAATTCGGCGTGTTCCGGATGTGA